The following DNA comes from Mya arenaria isolate MELC-2E11 chromosome 11, ASM2691426v1.
ATGGACCGTGCATTCTAGAAAACAATGATCTTTGTCATTgtgataattgtataaataaatgtttgaagttTACCCCAATGATGTCTTCCAAAGTATCTAAACTTATAAGTGGTAGAACACTACTGCTAAAATGCTGACATGCCATTTCtatcatatttttcatgtagtCAAGTTTTTCGTCTGATACGGTAAATGGAGTGTCGTTTAATAAGGGAGAAAACTTCCACGTTTTGAAAAAGCCAATAAAAATGGATGTAACAAAATGTGTGCCCAATCAAaatctttgtttcattttagttGGATTGTTAGCTACTTTCACTTTGAAAGCAAAACACGGAGGTATGTGCCGCTCTTGTGTGAAAGAAGAATATCCTGATAGGGTAAaccataaattttaaatgtatttgtaactttatattaaagataaccttatttcagaataattttcatgtttagTATCAGATTCAGAAAGTTTCCGTCATaacattgataatttaattGTCCACGGATTTTCTTTTGGCTGGTTtgcaattttatattatattataaatattatacactAGTTTACTTTAATCAACCAGAGATTTAACCAGTTGTATACAATTagttgaaattaaaaattattttagctTTCTATGAttccaaaatatgtatatacaaatggGGTCAAATTCTAGTTTAACAGTAGTATTGTTACAAGTTCTTGAACGTTTTATAAAACGTcctaattttgtattttctgttaTATGATATCTACTATTACATTTAGACACCATTAATCTGAACACAGTTAAGCTGAAATTATTGCTATTTCGAGTTTATTTTTTGGGCCCAATTTTAttctttcttaaaattttcataaataatccAGAATCGCTAATTTGAAATGATCGCTATTTCGAAGACAAATATTACGATTTGCTACTTCCCACCTATTAATCAATCATTATTTCGAACTCCGTCATCTCATAGTTTTCACACCATAGCAAGCTGCATCTGTTTGAGGTAATAATGAAACACATTAAGcgcttgtttaaaaaaatgacatcgAGGAAGCATATGTAACAAACATCAATGGCAGATAGTGAgcaatttattatgaatggtgtggTTTGTAAATAATGGCTGGTTTACACAGTCTGAATATCTGCCTCGCCCGTAGTTAATTATAAATTTACACACCCACATCTGTGTCTATCTCAACCACTAGCGAACAATCCGGAGAAGGGCCCAGTTCCCAACAAATAAGGATACAAGCGACACAAATCCAAACTTACCAAGACAACAAAGTATAGCAAAACATCacatcattctttaaaataatatatacaaaacaatactgaGTTAACAAAGTAAATTTTCAGTGCTACAtgtaattaaacatgttttatataaactgtgtatgtaacaaaaatattttgcttcacCAATATTTCGAGAACGCTATCATTTTCTAATCACTTTCTAATAATTATTTATCCGAAAAAGCATTAATCCAAAGCTTTTATCTGGGTCCTGACAACTTCGGATcaagtatttaaatgtaatagtAAATTTCAAGCTTGCCattcaataatattgtttagcaaaatatatggctcctttaaaatcatgttctttcttgattataaaaaaaagatattaaatcaCAGAAACTTAAATGCCAACCACTGACATCTAGGAGTTGGATTACTGGTCCCAGCTGTTATATAAACCAGTCTATGGTCAAACTCAAGGACTTTTTAGGATAAGAGactaacacatttttttcttttcaaattattaGTGTCAATGTCACTTTCGCATATCATACATAATAGCAACATGCAGCAAGTTCGGTTTTACCTAGCACATTGACTCTTTACATGTAGGTACATTCTGCATGTCAAATATTGCTTTGGTCATGATAAATGTTGTCTCCAACATTCTTATTATAACTTCTTCAGTTTCTAAGCTCCACACTGAGTCAAAAACATGTGTATGGTACTGCAGTCATTTAGTCCATATTGTATGTGGAtggatttttttacgatttttagAAGAATCCTGTATgaacgtctattattttagactatgcAGTCCTCGCAGAAAATTGTCATATGTCAGAGATGAGGTAAAATGTGGTACACGTGTATcatcattatatatattcataagcTCCTTTGAATACTTACAGGAGTCAGTATGCCTAGAAAGTGGATCATATATGATGAATTATGCAGGCTGTAGCCAGTGTGGGGAAAGCTCTGCTATTGTTATGGTGAACAAGCAAACGACAGAAGATGAGGATGGTCAGGAAGTAATCACATATCAACGTAATTATCAAGTTTATCTATTGacagttttataaataaagatcAAATAGAGCttaatattataccttacataatgtgtttcttctttgtatatataaagtcgCTAGGTttgtatatcactgtattttgataaaaatctaatttgatgacgtcacctGTCCATATACTATGGActgctgacgtcatacaactggTATGTTGTTTTCACAACGGCAAAGGTTTGTCCACATTATAagagctttaaaaatattgaatggtaatttaaaatgttcggtataatataagaaatatttacataccACTttgggccatatggcattataaggaccggccagtcagcccccgaaggtgaatggacctcggctaacgccaCGGTCCATATACGCTTTCGGTGGCTGCCTCAGGCGCGTAGCCAGGCATACTCCCATACTCCCGGGAGTACttcgattttgaaaaatgaaaattctaaATGGCCTAAACCCGGTGTAAAACTTGAACCCTAAGGGGGTACAGGCGAATTTGAAACCAATCCAGCTCGGCATTATAAAAGTTCAATGTTAAATGTCATACATATCG
Coding sequences within:
- the LOC128209874 gene encoding protein Churchill-like isoform X1, yielding MCRSCVKEEYPDRESVCLESGSYMMNYAGCSQCGESSAIVMVNKQTTEDEDGQEVITYQHICQSCSHVIANHEHVFHVEDDYQVYGMYCLLCGQADDQRSILPCDPNGPRKDSSDFD